The Shewanella sp. NFH-SH190041 genome has a window encoding:
- a CDS encoding RNA-binding S4 domain-containing protein, with amino-acid sequence MSNQVIRFSLRAGDEFIELYKLLKAEGLVEGGGEAKHVIGEGQVTVNGEVDTRKRKKLVVGDRVEFQGTILEITAE; translated from the coding sequence GTGAGTAATCAGGTAATCCGCTTTTCCCTGCGCGCGGGGGATGAATTTATTGAACTGTACAAATTACTGAAAGCCGAAGGATTGGTTGAAGGTGGTGGCGAAGCCAAGCATGTGATTGGCGAAGGCCAGGTGACCGTTAATGGTGAAGTAGACACTCGCAAACGCAAAAAACTGGTAGTGGGTGATCGAGTAGAGTTTCAGGGCACAATCCTGGAAATTACTGCTGAGTAA